In one Umezawaea sp. Da 62-37 genomic region, the following are encoded:
- a CDS encoding NPP1 family protein, with the protein MMVAIPGIALADPPQALDWSAPQEDRAFEPAFDYDGDGCYPTPAIGRDGTIAPGLKTSGAVNGSCHDSWDLDNTNAYSRVKCNNGWCGYLYGLYFEKDQAVAGSGLGGHRHDWEHVVVWVQNGVAQYVSTSAHGKYNIYSRSQVTWDETGTHPKVIYHKDGLSTHCFRLASSTEQPENHKGTWQYPPLVGWDNYPAGLRDKLTSADFGSAQLDLREGSFAGSLAKAKPSAIPFNPNA; encoded by the coding sequence ATGATGGTGGCGATCCCCGGCATCGCCCTCGCCGACCCGCCGCAGGCGCTCGACTGGAGCGCACCGCAGGAGGACCGCGCCTTCGAGCCCGCGTTCGACTACGACGGCGACGGCTGCTACCCCACCCCCGCGATCGGCCGTGACGGCACGATCGCTCCGGGGCTGAAGACGTCCGGCGCGGTCAACGGCAGTTGCCACGACTCGTGGGACCTGGACAACACCAACGCCTACTCGCGGGTGAAGTGCAACAACGGGTGGTGCGGCTACCTCTACGGGCTGTACTTCGAGAAGGACCAGGCGGTGGCCGGATCGGGTCTCGGCGGGCACCGGCACGACTGGGAGCACGTGGTGGTGTGGGTGCAGAACGGCGTCGCGCAGTACGTGTCGACGTCCGCGCACGGCAAGTACAACATCTACTCGCGCTCGCAGGTGACCTGGGACGAGACGGGCACCCACCCCAAGGTCATCTACCACAAGGACGGCCTCTCGACGCACTGCTTCCGGCTCGCGAGCTCCACCGAGCAGCCGGAGAACCACAAGGGCACCTGGCAGTACCCGCCGCTGGTGGGCTGGGACAACTACCCGGCTGGCCTGCGCGACAAGCTGACGTCGGCCGACTTCGGCTCCGCCCAGCTCGACCTCCGCGAGGGTTCGTTCGCGGGTTCGCTCGCGAAGGCGAAGCCCTCCGCGATCCCCTTCAACCCCAACGCGTGA
- a CDS encoding family 43 glycosylhydrolase: MSSNRYRFTRKALLSTLAAALLASGLPALAATAAPAAAVPDYSTSEAGNPFVDGWYADPDVADYGGTYWVYPTSSRPYEQQTYLDAFSTTDLVHWTKHPNVLTTANVSWAHKAVWAPAPVQRNGKYYLYFGANDIQSNSETGGIGVAVADRPEGPYADAIGKPLIGQFVNGAQPIDQDVYVDSDGQAYIYYGGWGHANVAKLNADMTSLGTFADGSTYKEITPANYTEGPQMFKRNGKYYLMWSEGGWTGPNYSVSYAISDSPTGPFAKVDRVLAQDSAVAMGSGHNSVLNVPGTDIWYILYHRRPLSRTGANDRQLAYDRMYFAADGKIQSVSMKVEDDFGDDNAIGWTTYGGGTWAARAGQYTTTSSFGGKALLDNNFGNLSYDADVTTTSASGDSGIVFRASQPNAGVDGYRGYYAGISAAGRVVLGKAADNWTPLASTPMTITPGTRYHLRVEAVGSSIKVFVNDLATPKITVTDTSYTTGSTGVRVYNTAATFDNVAVARK; encoded by the coding sequence ATGTCCTCGAACCGGTACCGGTTCACCCGCAAAGCCCTCCTGTCCACGCTCGCCGCGGCCCTGCTGGCGAGCGGCCTCCCCGCCCTCGCCGCCACCGCGGCACCGGCGGCCGCCGTGCCCGACTACTCGACGTCGGAGGCGGGCAACCCCTTCGTCGACGGGTGGTACGCCGACCCCGACGTCGCCGACTACGGCGGCACGTACTGGGTCTACCCCACCTCGTCGCGGCCCTACGAGCAGCAGACGTACCTGGACGCCTTCTCCACCACCGACCTCGTCCACTGGACCAAGCACCCGAACGTGCTGACCACCGCGAACGTCTCGTGGGCGCACAAGGCCGTCTGGGCGCCCGCGCCGGTGCAGCGCAACGGGAAGTACTACCTGTACTTCGGCGCGAACGACATCCAGAGCAACTCCGAGACCGGCGGCATCGGGGTCGCGGTCGCCGACCGGCCGGAGGGCCCGTACGCCGACGCGATCGGCAAGCCGCTGATCGGCCAGTTCGTGAACGGCGCGCAGCCCATCGACCAGGACGTGTACGTCGACTCCGACGGGCAGGCCTACATCTACTACGGCGGCTGGGGGCACGCGAACGTCGCCAAGCTCAACGCCGACATGACCAGCCTCGGCACGTTCGCCGACGGCAGCACGTACAAGGAGATCACGCCCGCGAACTACACCGAGGGTCCGCAGATGTTCAAGCGGAACGGCAAGTACTACCTGATGTGGTCCGAGGGCGGCTGGACCGGCCCGAACTACTCGGTGTCCTACGCGATCTCCGACTCGCCGACGGGACCGTTCGCCAAGGTGGACAGGGTGCTGGCCCAGGACTCGGCGGTCGCGATGGGCTCGGGCCACAACTCGGTGCTCAACGTCCCCGGCACCGACATCTGGTACATCCTCTACCACCGCAGGCCGCTGAGCAGGACCGGCGCGAACGACCGGCAGCTCGCCTACGACCGGATGTACTTCGCGGCCGACGGCAAGATCCAATCGGTGTCGATGAAGGTGGAGGACGACTTCGGCGACGACAACGCCATCGGCTGGACGACCTACGGCGGCGGCACGTGGGCGGCGCGCGCCGGCCAGTACACCACCACGTCCTCGTTCGGCGGCAAGGCGTTGCTGGACAACAACTTCGGCAACCTGTCCTACGACGCCGACGTCACCACGACGTCGGCGTCCGGTGACAGCGGGATCGTGTTCCGGGCGTCCCAGCCGAACGCCGGGGTGGACGGCTACCGGGGCTACTACGCCGGGATCAGCGCGGCGGGCCGGGTCGTCCTCGGCAAGGCCGCCGACAACTGGACCCCGCTGGCGTCAACGCCGATGACGATCACGCCGGGCACCCGCTACCACCTCCGCGTGGAGGCCGTCGGGTCGTCGATCAAGGTGTTCGTCAACGACCTCGCGACGCCGAAGATCACCGTCACGGACACCTCGTACACCACCGGTTCGACCGGTGTGCGCGTGTACAACACCGCCGCGACCTTCGACAACGTCGCGGTCGCCCGGAAGTAG
- a CDS encoding LLM class flavin-dependent oxidoreductase gives MPLSSEPLRKLGFLTIGLFDEADPRRGHESTLDIIALGERLGFDSAWVRHRHLQHGISSPVAVLAAASQRTSRIELGTAVIPLGWENPLRLAEDLATVDILSGGRLNPGISVGPPMRWEQVKDALYPDTAEAEDFGYGRVKRLLDLVRGEKAADIGGVQGFEVFSDRVQPQSAGLGKRLWYGGASLRSARWAGENGMNFLTSSVVKAEEAEDFAEIQRSHVQEFRAHHPDGRNARVSQGLVVIPTDSATAEQRAKYLAYAEKRTPRTTTPQGPARMMFAQDLVGSSAEIAERLYAHVGFQQVSEVAFALPFTFEHDDYVQILTDIATRLGPALGWRPAG, from the coding sequence GTGCCGCTGTCCTCGGAACCGTTGCGGAAGCTGGGCTTCCTGACCATCGGCCTGTTCGACGAGGCCGACCCCCGGCGGGGGCACGAGTCCACGTTGGACATCATCGCGCTGGGTGAGCGGCTCGGGTTCGACAGCGCCTGGGTGCGCCACCGGCACCTCCAGCACGGCATCTCCTCCCCCGTCGCGGTGCTGGCGGCGGCGTCGCAGCGCACCAGCCGCATCGAACTGGGCACGGCGGTCATCCCGCTGGGCTGGGAGAACCCGCTGCGGCTCGCCGAGGACCTGGCGACGGTGGACATCCTGTCCGGCGGGCGGCTCAACCCCGGCATCAGCGTCGGGCCGCCGATGCGGTGGGAGCAGGTCAAGGACGCGCTGTACCCGGACACCGCCGAGGCCGAGGACTTCGGCTACGGCAGGGTGAAGCGGCTGCTGGACCTCGTGCGCGGCGAGAAGGCCGCGGACATCGGCGGTGTGCAGGGGTTCGAGGTGTTCTCCGACCGGGTGCAGCCGCAGTCGGCCGGGCTGGGCAAGCGCCTGTGGTACGGCGGCGCGAGCCTGCGGTCGGCCCGGTGGGCGGGCGAGAACGGGATGAACTTCCTGACCAGCAGCGTGGTGAAGGCCGAGGAGGCCGAGGACTTCGCCGAGATCCAGCGTTCCCACGTCCAGGAGTTCCGCGCGCACCACCCCGACGGCCGGAACGCCCGCGTGTCGCAGGGGCTCGTGGTCATCCCGACCGACAGCGCCACCGCCGAGCAGCGCGCGAAGTACCTGGCCTACGCGGAGAAGCGCACGCCGCGCACAACGACGCCGCAGGGGCCCGCGCGGATGATGTTCGCCCAGGACCTGGTCGGCTCCTCCGCCGAGATCGCCGAACGGCTCTACGCGCACGTCGGGTTCCAGCAGGTCAGCGAGGTGGCGTTCGCGCTGCCGTTCACCTTCGAGCACGACGACTACGTGCAGATCCTCACCGACATCGCCACGAGGCTCGGTCCGGCGCTCGGCTGGCGGCCCGCGGGCTGA
- the hsaA gene encoding 3-hydroxy-9,10-secoandrosta-1,3,5(10)-triene-9,17-dione monooxygenase oxygenase subunit, whose product MSEQDVLTAVRALAPAVRGRAHEAEALRRVPDATIKELEAVGLFRLCQPRLHGGLAADPAVFLDCVRELARACGSTGWVVGVFGSNTWQLSLYDPRAQEDVWGVDRDARICSSIAPVGEVARVDGGYRLTGRWGFSSGSDHADWVMLGGMVRDDDGKPVEMRHFLLPRADYAVDRVWDTVGLRGTGSNDVLVEGAFVPAHRTIGAEQIAARIRPGHAVNPEPLYRLPMGSIFTSTISAPIVGMAEAAYQGYVDATRDRIRVAGMSRAAEDPFAQVRIGRAASDIDAAWLQLIRNISDLYDCAKRGEDPPMALRTRLRRDQVLATERSVAAVDLLVENAGGGAMRTGDNVVQRAWRDVHNGRGHVANDPERALVLFGRNEFGFDVSDPML is encoded by the coding sequence ATGAGCGAACAGGACGTTCTCACGGCGGTCCGCGCACTGGCCCCGGCGGTGCGCGGACGCGCCCACGAGGCCGAGGCGCTGCGCCGCGTACCGGACGCGACGATCAAGGAACTCGAGGCCGTCGGGCTGTTCCGGCTGTGCCAGCCCCGACTGCACGGCGGGCTCGCCGCCGACCCCGCCGTCTTCCTGGACTGCGTCAGAGAGCTGGCCCGCGCCTGCGGGTCGACCGGCTGGGTGGTCGGCGTGTTCGGCAGCAACACGTGGCAGCTGTCGCTGTACGACCCGCGCGCGCAGGAGGACGTCTGGGGCGTCGACCGCGACGCCCGGATCTGCTCGTCGATCGCACCGGTCGGCGAAGTGGCCCGTGTCGACGGCGGCTACCGGCTCACCGGGCGGTGGGGGTTCTCCTCCGGTTCGGACCACGCCGACTGGGTGATGCTCGGCGGGATGGTGCGCGACGACGACGGAAAACCCGTGGAGATGCGGCACTTCCTGCTGCCGCGCGCGGACTACGCCGTCGACCGGGTCTGGGACACCGTCGGCCTGCGCGGCACCGGCAGCAACGACGTCCTCGTCGAGGGCGCGTTCGTACCCGCCCACCGCACGATCGGCGCCGAGCAGATCGCCGCACGAATCCGCCCCGGCCACGCCGTGAACCCCGAACCCCTCTACCGCCTGCCGATGGGCTCGATCTTCACCTCCACCATCTCCGCACCGATCGTCGGCATGGCCGAGGCGGCCTACCAGGGGTACGTCGACGCCACCCGCGACCGCATCAGGGTCGCCGGCATGTCCAGGGCCGCCGAGGACCCGTTCGCCCAGGTCCGCATCGGCCGCGCGGCCAGCGACATCGACGCGGCCTGGTTGCAGCTCATCCGCAACATCTCCGACTTGTACGACTGCGCCAAACGCGGCGAGGACCCACCGATGGCACTGCGCACCCGCTTGCGCCGCGACCAGGTGCTCGCCACGGAACGCTCGGTCGCCGCGGTGGACCTCCTGGTGGAAAACGCGGGCGGCGGCGCGATGCGCACAGGTGACAACGTGGTCCAGCGAGCATGGCGCGACGTCCACAACGGCCGCGGCCACGTCGCCAACGACCCGGAACGCGCACTGGTCCTCTTCGGACGCAACGAATTCGGCTTCGACGTCTCCGACCCCATGCTGTGA
- a CDS encoding IclR family transcriptional regulator produces MPQDPSTTPPLLVKATRILNAFEGQRSTLTLTDVVRHSGLSQTTVHRLMDQLVQVGWLEREGREYRLGLRLLELGAFASHHNRLRRAALPQMIALHRETGHWAHLFVLDGPEVVCLEQIGDPRESVPPFQVGGRLPAHCTASGKALLGFGGPAVEPHVAGEHAPRTRRTITRADTLRTELAAVRDAGVAFDRGECFHDVTCVAAPLRGGGRALAAISVSRLAGYADLNRLAPRVTACTRLVWASMFGALRRAEDTPAEPVAADDAENLRSWLRFSEWG; encoded by the coding sequence ATGCCACAAGACCCGTCAACCACACCCCCGCTCCTGGTCAAAGCGACCCGCATCCTCAACGCCTTCGAAGGCCAGCGCTCCACCCTCACCCTCACCGACGTGGTCCGGCACTCCGGCCTCTCCCAGACCACTGTCCACCGCCTCATGGACCAGCTCGTCCAGGTCGGCTGGCTCGAACGCGAGGGCCGCGAGTACCGCCTGGGTCTGCGCCTGCTGGAACTCGGCGCGTTCGCCTCCCACCACAACCGCCTCCGCCGCGCCGCCCTCCCGCAGATGATCGCGCTGCACCGGGAGACCGGCCACTGGGCGCACCTGTTCGTGCTCGACGGTCCGGAAGTCGTGTGCCTCGAACAGATCGGCGATCCGCGCGAGTCGGTCCCGCCGTTCCAGGTCGGTGGTCGGCTGCCCGCGCACTGCACCGCGTCGGGCAAGGCGCTGCTCGGGTTCGGCGGCCCGGCCGTGGAACCGCACGTCGCCGGTGAGCACGCGCCCCGCACCCGCCGCACCATCACGCGCGCGGACACGCTGCGGACCGAGCTGGCCGCCGTGCGGGACGCGGGGGTCGCCTTCGACCGGGGTGAGTGCTTCCACGACGTGACCTGCGTGGCGGCACCGCTGCGCGGCGGCGGCCGGGCGCTGGCCGCGATCTCGGTCTCGCGGCTCGCGGGCTACGCCGACCTGAACCGCCTGGCGCCCAGGGTCACGGCGTGCACGCGATTGGTGTGGGCGTCGATGTTCGGCGCGCTCCGCCGGGCCGAGGACACCCCGGCGGAGCCCGTCGCGGCCGACGACGCGGAGAACCTGCGGTCGTGGCTGAGGTTCAGCGAGTGGGGTTGA